One stretch of Pradoshia sp. D12 DNA includes these proteins:
- a CDS encoding McrB family protein — MTETKWFETKFLGKLQDTDHFLLTKENSIIRFPIKVISNPPENITDDITKRVTSFSGELENLGFTDDKDLTPEERYKELTDFLNVHYLMFKIKAKYKENDQTFYNAYDLEVVRRESNNDHTYFPIPFIRTNSGKKTVDVIQKLKNNEYVQSYFSLSKESEDYPSFVLIGEYKSSLVKEPFSEPKLDRLYAFGPIEGIEYSEEYQFKFITNKENTYYREISLKELGEYYLSKGKVMFVTGEKDNEIRESLISKGRKVSPQKAKSKIEDINELEFLKVFEEVALSKNQLYTPLDLYNFHTAMKNKSLVILAGLSGTGKSRIVQCYHEALNKFASKGSDYSNVNKSKLLFVPVRPFWQDDTDLLGYLDSSQGIYRPGESGLVDFIIEANNNPDECYIVCLDEMNLAKVEHYFSQFLSVLEREPDDRHINLYSSNLNGRVYNQNVYPSEIKLSENLLFAGTVNIDESSFQFSDKVLDRANTISLGLCPYKDVREKLATALNEKKESPKGEVETVEPLRTFIKLKSMQKNHKYSVLTAEEIDILWEINRLMQEATDQIGVGYRIVNQIEEYIANIPNSPQFPRSKAFDLQLTQRILPKLRGSQKQLGALIGKIQNEKYEEGHLYKLLNNNRSISDFDSAKRKLVNLAKELDEYGHTI, encoded by the coding sequence ATGACCGAAACCAAATGGTTTGAAACAAAATTCCTTGGCAAACTACAGGACACGGACCATTTCTTATTAACGAAAGAGAATTCAATCATACGCTTTCCAATCAAAGTGATTTCTAATCCACCAGAAAATATAACAGATGATATAACTAAGCGAGTAACCAGTTTTTCAGGGGAGTTAGAAAACTTAGGGTTTACCGACGATAAGGACTTAACACCTGAAGAAAGATATAAGGAATTGACCGATTTTTTAAATGTACATTATCTAATGTTCAAAATTAAGGCTAAGTATAAAGAAAATGACCAAACCTTTTATAACGCATACGACTTAGAGGTTGTTAGAAGGGAATCAAACAACGATCATACGTATTTTCCAATCCCTTTTATTCGAACTAATTCAGGTAAAAAAACAGTAGATGTTATCCAAAAGTTAAAGAACAACGAATACGTCCAATCGTACTTTTCACTATCTAAAGAATCCGAGGACTACCCTTCGTTTGTTTTGATAGGTGAGTACAAATCTAGCCTTGTTAAGGAACCATTTTCGGAGCCAAAACTTGATAGGTTATATGCGTTCGGTCCTATTGAAGGGATTGAGTATTCGGAGGAATATCAATTTAAATTTATCACGAATAAAGAGAATACATATTATAGAGAAATCAGTTTAAAGGAACTAGGAGAGTATTACTTATCTAAAGGCAAAGTAATGTTTGTTACAGGCGAAAAGGATAATGAGATTAGAGAATCCTTGATATCAAAAGGACGCAAAGTAAGTCCTCAAAAAGCCAAATCAAAAATCGAGGATATTAATGAACTAGAATTTTTGAAAGTGTTCGAAGAGGTTGCATTGTCAAAAAACCAACTTTATACACCTTTAGATTTGTATAACTTCCATACGGCTATGAAGAACAAAAGCCTTGTGATCTTAGCTGGGTTGAGCGGAACAGGGAAATCACGTATCGTACAGTGCTATCACGAAGCTCTTAATAAATTTGCCAGCAAGGGCAGCGATTATTCAAACGTCAATAAAAGTAAGTTGCTATTCGTTCCTGTAAGACCATTTTGGCAGGACGATACGGATTTATTAGGATACCTAGACAGCTCTCAAGGCATATATAGACCTGGGGAGTCAGGGTTAGTTGATTTCATCATCGAGGCAAACAACAACCCTGATGAATGTTACATCGTTTGTTTAGATGAAATGAACTTAGCAAAGGTGGAGCATTATTTTTCCCAGTTCCTATCCGTATTAGAGAGAGAGCCTGATGATAGACACATTAATTTATATAGCAGTAACTTAAACGGGCGTGTTTATAACCAAAACGTATATCCGTCTGAAATTAAACTTAGTGAAAATCTTTTGTTTGCGGGTACGGTTAACATCGACGAATCTTCATTCCAATTTTCAGATAAGGTGCTTGATAGAGCCAATACGATTTCACTTGGACTATGCCCATACAAAGATGTACGGGAAAAACTTGCAACTGCCCTTAACGAAAAGAAAGAGTCACCTAAAGGGGAAGTTGAGACTGTGGAACCTTTAAGAACCTTCATTAAGCTAAAAAGTATGCAGAAAAACCATAAATACAGTGTATTGACTGCAGAAGAGATTGATATCTTGTGGGAAATCAACCGCTTAATGCAGGAAGCAACAGACCAAATTGGCGTAGGATATAGGATTGTTAACCAAATTGAAGAGTATATAGCGAATATCCCTAACTCTCCGCAATTTCCTAGAAGCAAAGCATTCGATTTGCAACTAACACAAAGGATTTTGCCGAAATTAAGGGGTTCCCAAAAGCAACTCGGAGCGCTGATTGGTAAAATTCAAAACGAAAAATACGAAGAAGGGCATCTTTATAAATTGTTAAACAACAACCGAAGTATTTCTGATTTTGATTCAGCAAAAAGAAAACTAGTCAATTTAGCTAAGGAGCTAGATGAGTATGGGCATACCATTTAA